A portion of the Sabethes cyaneus chromosome 3, idSabCyanKW18_F2, whole genome shotgun sequence genome contains these proteins:
- the LOC128741674 gene encoding pseudouridylate synthase 1 homolog, which produces MLNFIRCCALVVRPSSTSSIIYSRALSVPSPRAATFLAQMAEAVEQKISENKERGEERHRQKRQQEDARKNRYNGIVKKRKWEDPPADPEAVKDFDPATRVKKRKCIILLGYSGVDYLGMQRNPGTRTIEEDLLVAMLKHGWISDEAFKQPQQIQFQRAARTDKGVSAATQVVSLKLPEKLDLDALNADLPPQIRVFAVKRVTKGFNSKSNCDARTYAYTLPTIAFASNDEEVDIKTYRLPEERLRTVNTTLKLYEGTKNFHNFTSRKEFIDPSSKRFIMSFECEAPFVPEETTVEFATIKIKGQSFMLHQIRKMVGLTLAVIRGLTPAETILKAFEEVRYGIPTAPGLGLVLSRIHYEKYNARYGQDGCHEVLDFQKEDEQIQDFFQKHIASTIVKTELTTNSMVEWLETLPLHSYEPRNESEPYESSSKRKSDDTEVDEDE; this is translated from the coding sequence ATGTTAAATTTTATTCGGTGTTGTGCATTAGTTGTGAGGCCTAGTTCCACCAGCAGCATAATTTACAGCCGTGCACTATCCGTACCCAGTCCGCGGGCGGCAACATTTCTCGCCCAAATGGCCGAAGCCGTAGAGCAAAAAATATCCGAGAACAAAGAGCGGGGAGAGGAGAGACATCGCCAAAAAAGACAGCAAGAGGACGCTCGAAAGAATCGCTACAATGGAATTGTAAAAAAACGGAAATGGGAGGATCCACCCGCAGATCCGGAAGCGGTGAAAGATTTTGATCCGGCTACACGCGTGAAGAAGCGCAAATGCATCATACTGCTCGGTTACTCTGGGGTGGACTATTTGGGAATGCAGCGAAATCCTGGAACTAGAACCATCGAGGAAGACCTGCTGGTTGCGATGCTGAAGCACGGTTGGATAAGTGATGAAGCCTTCAAGCAGCCCCAGCAGATTCAATTCCAGCGCGCTGCTCGAACAGATAAAGGTGTGTCTGCGGCCACGCAGGTGGTTTCGTTGAAGTTGCCGGAGAAGTTGGACTTGGATGCTCTGAATGCAGATCTACCACCGCAGATTCGAGTATTCGCTGTGAAACGTGTGACTAAGGGTTTCAATTCTAAGTCCAATTGTGATGCCCGCACGTATGCGTATACTTTGCCAACGATTGCATTTGCTTCAAATGACGAAGAAGTTGATATCAAAACGTATAGACTGCCGGAAGAGCGACTACGAACGGTCAACACGACGCTGAAACTTTACGAAGGAACAAAGAATTTTCACAATTTCACGAGCCGAAAGGAGTTTATTGATCCTTCGTCAAAACGGTTTATCATGTCGTTTGAATGTGAGGCTCCGTTTGTTCCGGAGGAAACGACAGTTGAATTTGCCACCATAAAAATTAAAGGGCAAAGTTTCATGCTACATCAGATTCGGAAGATGGTTGGTCTGACCTTGGCGGTGATTCGTGGCTTAACCCCCGCAGAAACGATCCTCAAAGCGTTTGAAGAAGTCCGttacggcattccaacagcCCCAGGCTTAGGGCTGGTGCTGAGTCGGATCCACTATGAGAAGTACAACGCTCGCTACGGTCAGGATGGGTGTCACGAGGTTTTAGATTTTCAGAAGGAGGATGAGCAAATTCAGGACTTTTTCCAGAAGCACATTGCTTCCACTATTGTGAAAACGGAACTGACAACTAACTCCATGGTGGAATGGTTGGAAACGTTGCCACTGCACAGCTACGAACCGCGGAACGAAAGCGAACCATATGAGTCAAGCAGTAAGCGAAAAAGTGACGATACGGAAGTTGATGAGGATGAGTAA